One Thioalkalivibrio sp. ALJ12 genomic window carries:
- the fliS gene encoding flagellar export chaperone FliS, translating to MYGPGMNRGVNQYRQSGALAEAQVADPHRLIQMLFEGALERIAVAKGAMQQGNVGLKGEKIGKAIDIVESLRAVLDHKHSPELSGNLDALYEYMSRRLLEGNAQNDPAALDEVAKLLREIKAGWDEIPPEERQRKAG from the coding sequence ATGTATGGACCGGGGATGAATCGCGGCGTGAATCAGTACCGCCAGTCGGGGGCGTTGGCCGAGGCGCAAGTGGCCGACCCGCACCGGTTGATTCAGATGCTGTTTGAAGGTGCGCTGGAGCGGATTGCTGTAGCCAAGGGGGCAATGCAGCAGGGCAACGTGGGCCTCAAGGGCGAGAAGATCGGTAAGGCGATTGATATCGTCGAATCGCTGCGGGCCGTGCTGGACCACAAGCACAGCCCCGAGCTGTCCGGCAATCTGGATGCGCTATACGAATACATGAGCCGCCGTCTGCTGGAAGGCAACGCCCAGAACGACCCGGCGGCGCTGGACGAGGTCGCCAAGCTTCTGCGCGAGATAAAGGCTGGCTGGGACGAGATTCCGCCCGAGGAACGTCAGCGCAAGGCCGGTTGA
- a CDS encoding flagellar protein FliT has protein sequence MTTNDAGTEDSGATLEDAVEAVRGLMDQAIREEDWDRLEELDLKARVLVERAFGEEPVPLRDDTGEALRSALERLSAFYEETVPILAERRGDASRQLRELRAGRKGTNAYENTRRNSMRSGPMKPGG, from the coding sequence ATGACGACAAACGATGCGGGTACAGAGGACTCCGGTGCAACGCTGGAGGATGCGGTGGAGGCCGTACGCGGCCTGATGGACCAGGCCATCCGCGAAGAAGACTGGGACCGCCTGGAAGAGCTGGATCTGAAGGCGCGTGTGCTGGTCGAGCGCGCCTTTGGCGAAGAGCCCGTACCGTTGCGCGATGACACAGGCGAGGCACTGCGCAGCGCACTGGAACGCCTGTCGGCGTTCTACGAAGAAACTGTCCCGATCCTGGCCGAACGCCGCGGCGATGCCAGCCGCCAGTTGCGCGAACTGCGCGCGGGGCGGAAAGGCACCAACGCCTACGAGAACACCCGCCGCAACTCCATGCGCTCCGGGCCGATGAAGCCCGGCGGTTAG
- a CDS encoding bifunctional (p)ppGpp synthetase/guanosine-3',5'-bis(diphosphate) 3'-pyrophosphohydrolase codes for MRHSLLTNTELQGLDRDQLVARFAGPNGDAASATALADALDLALASVDASGLESHPLDVAEVLRHLNVDRQTITAALLVSAYLARQIDERALKERFGDSIARLTVNVAALVSRRFEAPVGRPEQAERLRRMLMAMVDDVRAVLIKLAYRVQHLRLTVKEPDDGARVLAQETLDVIAPLANRLGVGQLKWEMEDLALRILEPETYREIAKGLEENRTERETYVERFAHTLRDRLAEAGIQARVFGRPKHIYSIWKKMQRKQTSLDELYDLRATRVIVDELATCYTVLGIVHNDWRHLPSEFDDYIANPKDNGYQSLHTAVVGPEGKVVEVQIRTREMDDFAELGVAAHWRYKEGGREDQALNRAISSLRQLLEAADNSDQNLLDEIQSEPLHQRVFVLTPQGEVMDLTQGATPLDFAYAVHTEVGHRCRGAKVDGHIVPLTYKLKSGERVEVLTTREGGPSRDWLNPNLGYLNTARARSKVRTWFRQQHQDEHLATGKHLIDRECQRLGCGSNLDRTALAEAMKFQTFDELLIALGAGDITTSQIAGRISQQLREQRQAEKARAEEAAPPQPTEPRREERIQDDEIRIRGVGGLLTSRARCCNPQTGDPIVGFITRGAGVSVHRSDCINILRMPEEKRGRLIPVSWGDEPEREPITLELEAHDRAGLLGEVGNAFSASGINLLRVNTRTDPYDRSVHMELEAEITDLGELSALFDRLQSLGSVQSVRRIPNPSA; via the coding sequence ATGCGCCATTCGCTACTCACCAACACCGAGCTGCAGGGCCTGGACCGCGACCAGCTGGTCGCGCGCTTTGCCGGGCCCAACGGCGATGCCGCGTCGGCAACCGCGCTGGCGGATGCGCTGGACCTGGCGCTGGCTTCGGTGGATGCCTCCGGCCTGGAGTCTCATCCGCTGGACGTGGCCGAGGTCCTGCGCCATCTGAACGTGGACCGGCAGACCATCACCGCCGCGCTCCTGGTCAGCGCCTATCTGGCCCGACAGATCGACGAGCGCGCCCTCAAGGAGCGCTTTGGCGACTCGATTGCGCGCTTGACCGTCAACGTCGCGGCCCTGGTCAGCCGTCGCTTCGAGGCCCCGGTCGGACGACCGGAACAGGCCGAACGCCTGCGCCGCATGCTGATGGCGATGGTCGACGACGTGCGCGCGGTGCTGATCAAGCTCGCCTACCGGGTGCAGCACCTGCGCCTGACCGTGAAGGAGCCGGACGACGGCGCGCGCGTGCTCGCCCAGGAGACCCTGGACGTGATCGCCCCGCTGGCGAACCGTCTGGGCGTGGGCCAGCTGAAATGGGAGATGGAAGACCTCGCGCTGCGCATCCTCGAACCCGAGACCTACCGCGAGATCGCCAAGGGGCTGGAGGAGAACCGCACTGAGCGCGAGACGTATGTAGAGCGCTTCGCCCATACCCTGCGCGACCGGCTGGCCGAAGCCGGCATCCAGGCGCGCGTGTTCGGGCGGCCCAAGCACATCTACAGCATCTGGAAGAAGATGCAGCGCAAGCAGACCTCGCTGGACGAGCTCTACGACCTGCGCGCCACCCGCGTGATCGTCGATGAGCTCGCCACCTGCTACACCGTGCTCGGCATCGTGCACAACGACTGGCGCCACCTGCCCAGCGAGTTCGATGACTACATCGCCAATCCCAAGGACAACGGCTACCAGTCGTTGCACACCGCGGTGGTCGGCCCCGAGGGCAAGGTCGTCGAGGTGCAGATCCGCACCCGCGAGATGGACGACTTCGCCGAACTCGGGGTCGCCGCGCACTGGCGCTACAAGGAAGGTGGGCGCGAGGATCAGGCGCTGAACCGAGCGATCAGCAGTCTGCGCCAGTTGCTGGAGGCCGCCGACAACTCCGACCAGAACCTGCTCGACGAGATCCAGAGCGAGCCGCTACACCAGCGCGTATTCGTGCTCACACCCCAGGGCGAGGTAATGGACCTGACCCAGGGCGCCACGCCACTGGACTTCGCCTACGCCGTGCACACCGAGGTCGGCCACCGCTGCCGGGGGGCCAAGGTGGACGGGCATATCGTCCCGCTGACCTACAAGCTGAAATCCGGCGAACGCGTCGAGGTGCTGACCACCCGCGAGGGCGGCCCCAGCCGCGACTGGCTCAACCCCAATCTCGGCTACCTGAACACCGCCCGCGCCCGCTCCAAGGTACGCACCTGGTTCCGCCAGCAGCACCAGGACGAACACCTGGCCACCGGCAAACACCTGATCGACCGGGAATGTCAGCGTCTGGGCTGCGGCTCGAACCTGGATCGCACCGCGCTCGCCGAGGCCATGAAGTTCCAGACCTTCGACGAGCTGCTGATCGCGCTCGGCGCCGGGGATATCACCACTAGCCAGATCGCCGGGCGCATCTCCCAGCAACTGCGCGAGCAGCGCCAGGCGGAAAAGGCCCGTGCCGAAGAGGCGGCCCCGCCCCAGCCCACCGAACCGCGCCGGGAAGAACGCATCCAGGACGACGAGATCCGCATCCGCGGCGTCGGCGGCCTGCTGACCTCCCGCGCGCGCTGCTGCAACCCGCAAACGGGCGACCCGATCGTCGGCTTCATCACGCGCGGCGCCGGCGTATCCGTCCACCGCAGCGACTGCATCAACATCCTGCGTATGCCGGAGGAGAAGCGCGGCCGCCTGATCCCCGTCTCCTGGGGCGACGAACCCGAACGCGAACCCATCACCCTCGAACTCGAGGCCCACGACCGCGCCGGCCTGCTCGGCGAAGTCGGCAATGCCTTCTCCGCCAGCGGCATCAACCTGCTGCGCGTGAACACCCGCACCGACCCCTACGACCGCAGCGTCCACATGGAACTCGAAGCCGAGATCACCGACCTCGGCGAACTCAGCGCCCTGTTCGACCGCCTGCAATCCCTCGGCAGCGTCCAGTCCGTGCGCCGCATCCCCAATCCATCAGCCTGA
- a CDS encoding alpha/beta hydrolase — protein sequence MLNLFKLALILAVGYALFVGLIYLTQDRLIYMPSSNVVGSPANIGLEYEDVALETEDGVRLHGWYLPGPEDDAPVLLFLHGNAGNIGHRLESLEQFHHLGLAVLIIDYRGYGNSQGRPDEEGTYEDARAAWNWLREHLEYEPEEIVLFGRSLGAAVAARLAETKSPAAVILEAAFTSAADLGAEVYPWLPVRALIRHEYDVLGRVGAIEAPLLFAHARDDEIVPFAHAERLLEAGGDGAQLMEMDGGHNDAFRATGSRYIEGLREFLEDAGLELRPRDATNGDGE from the coding sequence ATGCTGAACCTGTTCAAACTGGCGCTGATTCTGGCGGTTGGGTACGCCCTGTTCGTGGGGCTGATCTACCTGACGCAGGACCGGCTGATCTACATGCCCAGCAGCAATGTGGTCGGCAGTCCCGCGAACATCGGGCTGGAATACGAGGATGTGGCGCTCGAGACCGAAGACGGCGTGCGGCTGCACGGGTGGTACCTGCCGGGTCCGGAGGATGATGCGCCGGTCTTGCTGTTCCTGCATGGCAATGCGGGGAATATCGGCCACCGCCTGGAGTCGCTCGAGCAGTTCCATCATCTGGGGCTCGCGGTGCTGATCATCGACTACCGTGGGTACGGCAACAGCCAGGGGCGACCTGACGAGGAGGGCACCTATGAAGATGCCCGTGCGGCGTGGAACTGGCTACGCGAGCATCTGGAGTACGAACCCGAGGAGATCGTACTGTTCGGCCGTTCCCTGGGCGCAGCCGTGGCGGCGCGGCTGGCCGAGACCAAGAGCCCTGCGGCCGTTATCCTGGAGGCGGCCTTCACCTCGGCAGCCGATCTCGGCGCGGAGGTCTACCCCTGGCTCCCGGTGCGTGCGTTGATCCGGCATGAATACGACGTGCTCGGACGGGTCGGGGCGATTGAGGCGCCGCTGCTGTTTGCCCATGCGCGCGACGACGAGATCGTGCCGTTTGCGCATGCCGAACGCCTGCTGGAGGCGGGCGGCGATGGGGCACAGTTGATGGAGATGGACGGCGGGCACAATGACGCCTTTCGGGCGACCGGCTCGCGCTACATCGAGGGGCTGCGCGAGTTTCTGGAGGATGCAGGCCTGGAGCTGCGCCCGCGGGATGCGACGAATGGGGACGGGGAGTAG
- a CDS encoding class I SAM-dependent methyltransferase, whose protein sequence is MNDPGYKPHPVLKDYYGDESEKRAFVDDLFDRTAPHYDRILRWGFLGTGQAYRRYALKQSGLKPGMDVLDVATGTGPVAREVRKVVGDENITCVDPSRGMIDVARRSIKARFIEGLGEQLPLPDKQFDRVYMGYGLRHVRDLHELFGEYFRVLKPGGRCMILEVSRPSTERQFKMARFYFRDFIPFLSRLLTRDPDGHLLMRYFWDTINECVPPEKIMGVLEDVGFREVERDVQLGVFSAYLATRPAD, encoded by the coding sequence ATGAATGATCCGGGGTACAAGCCGCATCCGGTATTGAAGGACTATTACGGCGACGAGTCGGAAAAGCGGGCGTTTGTTGATGACCTGTTCGACCGGACGGCACCGCATTACGACCGCATCCTGCGCTGGGGCTTTCTGGGCACCGGCCAGGCGTATCGCCGCTACGCGCTGAAGCAGTCCGGCCTGAAGCCCGGTATGGATGTCCTGGATGTCGCGACGGGCACGGGCCCGGTGGCGCGCGAGGTGCGCAAGGTGGTCGGTGACGAGAACATCACCTGTGTCGATCCCAGCCGCGGCATGATCGACGTGGCCCGGCGCTCGATCAAGGCGCGCTTCATCGAGGGTCTGGGCGAGCAGTTGCCGCTGCCGGACAAACAGTTCGACCGCGTGTACATGGGGTACGGCCTGCGCCATGTGCGCGACCTGCACGAGCTGTTTGGCGAGTACTTCCGTGTGCTCAAGCCGGGCGGTCGCTGCATGATCCTCGAGGTCTCGCGCCCCAGCACGGAGCGCCAGTTCAAGATGGCGCGGTTCTACTTCCGCGACTTCATCCCGTTTCTCAGCCGCCTGCTGACCCGTGACCCGGATGGACATCTGCTGATGCGCTATTTTTGGGACACGATCAACGAGTGCGTGCCGCCGGAGAAGATCATGGGCGTGCTGGAGGATGTCGGTTTCCGCGAGGTCGAGCGCGATGTGCAGCTCGGCGTATTCAGCGCCTACCTGGCGACGCGGCCGGCCGACTAG
- a CDS encoding DUF167 domain-containing protein, which translates to MARLRVRVAPGSKRDAIGPWMGDILKLRVQAPPEKGRANEAVCALLAKTLGCPARDVTVVAGATARDKTVAIEGYGEEQIRRALS; encoded by the coding sequence TTGGCTCGCCTTAGGGTCCGCGTGGCGCCGGGCAGCAAGCGCGATGCGATTGGCCCCTGGATGGGGGATATCCTCAAGCTTCGCGTGCAGGCCCCACCAGAGAAAGGCCGGGCAAACGAGGCCGTTTGCGCCCTGCTGGCGAAGACGCTGGGCTGCCCGGCCCGTGACGTGACCGTCGTGGCGGGTGCGACCGCGCGCGACAAGACCGTGGCGATCGAGGGTTACGGCGAGGAGCAAATCCGCCGCGCGTTATCCTGA
- the pyrC gene encoding dihydroorotase, with protein MNRLTITRPDDWHLHLRDGDVLGSVLPDTARRFRRAIIMPNLKPPVTTVEAAAEYRERILAALPEEADFEPLMTLYLTEATTPGMIEAAKASGFIHGVKLYPAGATTNAASGVSDIRRCYPVFEAMQRVDLPLLVHGEVTDPEVDIFDREAVFIERHLQPLIREFPDLRVVLEHTTTESGVAFVESGPENIAATITPQHLLYNRNALFVGGIRPHHYCLPILKRERHRQALLRAATSGHPRFFLGTDSAPHPRHAKESACGCAGIYSAHAAIEFYAEAFASVDALDKLEGFASFHGPDFYGLPRNTDTITLERVDWTVPEAVLFGHDPGVPLRAGETVAWQLARH; from the coding sequence ATGAACCGTCTGACGATTACCCGACCCGACGACTGGCACCTGCATCTGCGCGATGGCGATGTGCTCGGCAGCGTGCTGCCGGATACCGCCCGGCGTTTTCGCCGCGCGATCATCATGCCGAACCTCAAGCCGCCGGTGACGACGGTCGAGGCGGCGGCCGAGTATCGCGAGCGCATCCTCGCGGCGCTTCCGGAGGAAGCGGACTTCGAGCCGCTGATGACGCTTTATCTGACCGAGGCGACCACGCCCGGGATGATCGAGGCGGCAAAGGCCAGCGGGTTCATTCACGGCGTGAAGCTGTACCCGGCGGGGGCGACGACCAACGCAGCCAGCGGCGTGTCGGATATCCGGCGTTGCTACCCCGTGTTCGAGGCGATGCAGCGGGTCGACCTGCCGCTCCTGGTGCATGGAGAGGTGACCGATCCGGAGGTCGACATCTTCGACCGCGAGGCGGTGTTTATCGAACGCCACCTGCAGCCGCTGATTCGCGAGTTTCCGGACCTGCGGGTGGTGCTGGAGCACACCACGACCGAATCGGGGGTGGCGTTTGTCGAATCGGGCCCGGAGAACATCGCGGCGACCATCACCCCGCAGCACCTTCTGTACAACCGCAATGCGCTGTTCGTCGGCGGCATCCGGCCGCATCATTACTGCCTGCCGATCCTGAAGCGCGAGCGCCACCGCCAGGCCCTGTTGCGTGCTGCTACCAGCGGGCACCCACGCTTCTTCCTCGGGACCGACAGCGCCCCGCACCCGCGGCATGCGAAGGAGTCCGCCTGTGGCTGCGCGGGCATCTATTCAGCCCACGCGGCGATCGAGTTCTATGCCGAGGCCTTCGCCTCTGTGGATGCGCTGGACAAACTGGAGGGCTTCGCCAGCTTCCACGGCCCGGATTTCTACGGGCTGCCGCGCAACACGGACACCATCACGCTGGAGCGGGTGGACTGGACCGTGCCCGAAGCGGTGCTGTTCGGCCATGACCCGGGCGTACCCCTGCGTGCGGGCGAGACGGTCGCCTGGCAGCTGGCGCGCCACTGA
- a CDS encoding O-acetyl-ADP-ribose deacetylase yields MISVVQGDITTLEVDAIVNAANESLLGGGGVDGAIHRAAGPELLEATRALGGCPTGEARITPGFRLPAEYVIHTVGPVWQGGQAGEDTLLASCYRASLELAIEYGLREVAFPLISTGVYRFPKDRAAGIALKQLRAQEDQFRSLVVCAFSAADADVYRIRLER; encoded by the coding sequence ATGATCTCGGTCGTACAGGGCGACATCACCACCCTGGAGGTGGATGCGATCGTCAACGCCGCCAACGAGAGCCTGCTGGGCGGCGGCGGTGTCGACGGGGCCATTCATCGCGCCGCTGGCCCCGAGCTGCTGGAGGCGACCCGGGCCCTTGGTGGCTGCCCGACCGGCGAGGCGCGCATCACCCCCGGGTTTCGCCTGCCGGCCGAGTACGTGATCCACACCGTCGGCCCTGTGTGGCAGGGCGGCCAGGCGGGCGAGGACACGCTGCTGGCCTCCTGTTACCGCGCAAGCCTGGAACTGGCGATCGAATATGGCCTGCGCGAGGTGGCCTTTCCCCTGATCAGCACCGGCGTCTACCGCTTTCCCAAGGACCGCGCGGCCGGTATCGCGCTGAAACAGCTGCGGGCGCAGGAGGACCAGTTTCGCAGCTTGGTGGTCTGCGCATTCAGTGCGGCGGATGCGGATGTCTACCGCATCCGGCTCGAGCGGTGA
- a CDS encoding DUF1992 domain-containing protein codes for MLLSETQVEAKLAEAARRGEFDDLPGVGRPLELDDDRDVPQELRLAFRVMKNAGYVPEAVRLRGDIASAEALLQAADDAATRDRAARRLRMLLDRLNQSEEGRGLISESGYFRQLCERLGKH; via the coding sequence ATGCTGCTCTCCGAGACACAAGTCGAGGCGAAGCTCGCCGAGGCCGCTCGGCGGGGCGAGTTCGATGATCTGCCCGGGGTCGGGCGGCCGCTGGAACTCGACGATGACCGCGATGTGCCACAGGAGCTGCGGCTGGCGTTTCGAGTGATGAAAAACGCAGGGTATGTGCCGGAGGCCGTGCGCCTGCGCGGCGATATCGCCTCGGCGGAGGCCTTGCTGCAAGCCGCTGACGACGCGGCCACCCGCGACCGGGCGGCGCGGCGCCTGCGGATGCTGCTGGATCGGCTGAACCAGTCGGAAGAGGGGCGCGGCCTGATCTCCGAATCCGGGTATTTTCGCCAGCTCTGCGAGCGGCTAGGGAAACACTGA
- a CDS encoding PA0069 family radical SAM protein: MNQRDGPVRGRGATIQPLARFETTHREAFDDGWVGDDEEPRPLRTEVTPEHPRKALSWNQSPDVPFELSLNPYRGCEHGCAYCFARPAHAYVGLSPGLDFESRLFAKVGAADCLRRELARPAHRVTPLALGINTDAYQPVEREWRITREVLEVLAEARHPVSIVTKSALVERDLDLLGPMAEEGLVQVAVSVTTLDRALSRHLEPRAAAPQRRLETMRRLSEAGVPVAVLVAPLIPVLTDGELESLLDAAREAGASSAGYVLLRLPREVAPLFEDWLRTYHPLKADHVLQRLREAHGGQLYDSTFGHRMVGAGPYATLLRQRFRLARRRAGLAGRLAELDTTRFSPPAAPEADRGPQMDLF, encoded by the coding sequence ATGAACCAGCGTGATGGACCGGTTCGTGGCCGCGGCGCGACGATCCAGCCCCTCGCGCGCTTCGAAACCACCCACCGCGAAGCGTTTGACGATGGCTGGGTGGGCGACGACGAGGAGCCTCGGCCGCTGCGCACCGAGGTGACACCGGAGCACCCACGCAAGGCGCTGTCCTGGAACCAGTCGCCGGATGTCCCGTTCGAGCTGTCGCTGAACCCTTACCGGGGCTGTGAGCACGGCTGCGCGTACTGTTTCGCGCGACCGGCACATGCCTATGTCGGGCTGTCGCCGGGGCTGGATTTCGAGAGCCGATTATTCGCCAAGGTGGGCGCGGCCGACTGCCTGCGCCGCGAACTGGCACGCCCCGCGCACCGCGTGACCCCGTTGGCTCTGGGCATCAATACGGATGCCTATCAGCCCGTGGAGCGCGAGTGGCGTATTACGCGGGAGGTCCTGGAGGTGCTAGCCGAGGCGCGGCATCCGGTCTCGATCGTGACCAAGTCCGCGCTGGTTGAACGGGACCTCGACCTGCTGGGACCCATGGCGGAGGAGGGGCTGGTTCAGGTGGCGGTCTCCGTGACCACGCTGGATCGGGCGCTGTCGCGCCATCTGGAACCCCGCGCGGCCGCGCCCCAGCGGCGTCTGGAAACCATGCGGCGACTGAGCGAGGCCGGGGTGCCGGTGGCGGTGCTGGTCGCGCCCCTGATCCCGGTGCTGACTGACGGCGAGCTCGAATCGTTGCTGGACGCAGCGCGCGAGGCCGGGGCGAGCAGCGCCGGCTATGTCCTGTTGCGCCTGCCGCGGGAGGTGGCGCCGTTGTTCGAGGACTGGCTGCGCACGTACCACCCGCTGAAAGCGGACCATGTGCTGCAGCGCTTGCGCGAGGCGCACGGGGGCCAGTTGTACGATTCGACCTTCGGCCACCGGATGGTCGGGGCGGGCCCCTATGCAACACTGCTGCGTCAGCGCTTTCGCCTGGCCCGGCGCCGTGCGGGTCTGGCCGGCCGCCTGGCGGAACTGGATACGACGCGCTTCTCCCCGCCGGCAGCACCGGAGGCCGACCGCGGCCCCCAGATGGATCTGTTTTAG